The region GTGAGTGTCAGTACAGTGTACTCACTGGTGGTCCACTCTTCCCAGGGATACCAGCGGGACCTCTAACACCAGGTTCCCCCtgaggttagacagacagacaggtggcaTTCAATGAAATCAACAACTATACTAACACTAACATGTGGTAGAACTGTATGGGGTATTTTCTTACCCTCTCTCCAAAATGACCAGGTCTCCCAGTTAAACCCACTGCTCCTGGGTAGCCCTGTACAAGGAATGGGTTTCCACAGTTATGGTTACAGTTGGTTGTTCCACACAAAGTTGGTTGTTGGCAGTAGTAGGTACCACTGCACTAGGATGATAATAATTGGTTTAAACATCTATCTTTTACACTTTTCTTAGAAAAAAGAACAGATTACAGTAACACCTACAGAGCATGAACTCTCACAGCGGGATTATAAAAATACTTTTCTAAACACATTAAGATAAATTAAATGTAGACTGGTTATGGCCACTAGCCCACTCTAACACCTTGTTGGGGTTGGACAGGCAACACTTACATACATGCCCACTGGCCCCTGGCGACCCTCCACGCCATCTTTCCCTGTGAAGCcctagagaacagagagactcATTAACGAGAAATGTCGGTAATATTTCGGTTTGAGACAGAGGCTCTTGGCCTACAGTACTCACCCTATCACCAGGTGGCCCAGGACTGACGTCTTGTCCAGACTTTCCTGGAGGACCCTGTTGAAATCATGAAATAGATATAAACATAAAGGGTAAGAATGGGTAGGTTGAGGAGGGTGACAGAATGTGCAGGTCCAGCAATGATAGGTGAGCGACATTTATTGTTGGACATACCTGAGCACCTGGGGGACCTGCTCGTCCTGGTGCTCCCCCCAGACCTGAAAATCCCTGGATTTATGACAGAGAGGTTAAACACACATTGACTCGTGAATATACGACCATGTACTGTAGCAACAAATGTATACCCTAATTCAATGTGCCCTAACAGCATCACGTATCAAGACTTTACAAAGCAGTGTTGAGGACCTCAGATCATCCCTGGCTGTGCCATGCTGAATGTGTCTTACaaagacactgactgactgagcctACAAACCCCTGGGGATGATCAGGGCCTTGTAAACCTCTTTACTGGTACACTATCTAGTCTTATCTGTCTGACATGTAGGTGCTCATATAAACAGGAGAGCTGGGACAGCAATAGCCACCACAGGCCCACAGGCAAGCTGTTGTATCTGTGTCTAAGGAGGATCATCTGAAAAACAACCAATCATACCTCTCTTTATTGCTATGGTTTATGAGAGTTCAGCAATGATTGAGCCATTTGTGTTTCTTTTCTTTTCACTGTTGACTTTTACTTGTTTAGAGCTGATTGGTTAAAGGGGTTTGACTCACTCTGTGTCCTTTAGTTCCAGGAATACCAGCAGAACCAAGCTCACcctacaatcacacacaacaacaaaaacattacaCATATTGTTTTTATCATGCCATACATTTAttttctgtacagatgtaggatcttaattttagtcagttttctacagcaggaaaataatcctgcagcaaagggaaatttgaattattatgtggattataattaatggacatttttgtaggggcaAATCAGGTCTGACATTCCAAAGTGGAcattttaaaactcaaatacactacaatttTGCATTTTCTgttgtgcaggaaaattctctgcaACAAAAGAATgaacaaattaagatcctactatctatctatctatctatctatctatctatctatctatctatctatctatctatctatctatctatctatctatctatctatctatctatctatctatctatctatctatctatctatctatctatctatctatctatctatctatctatctatctatctatctatctatctatctatctatctatctatctatctatctatctatctatctatctatctatctatctatctatctatctatctatctatctatctatctatctgtacaCAGAACTTATCCTGAAACCTACTTATCAATAATGATTGAAACTGCTGGGTTAGTACCTGTTCAAGGAACTGCGTTGACAATGCACAGTAGACAATAAGGAGTCAGTAGACAATTCTAATAAGTGATATTAAAAAAAGTTAAAGTTATAAAATGGGAACCTGTGTACCAGGCTTTCCTTCTGCACCCTCAGTCCCAATGAGGCCTCTAAAACCCTGCAACataacacacagacatagacacaaaCACGTCTGGCATACATACCACACACAACAAGGACAGCTGATTGTTACTATAGCTACATTATCCATCAAGGATTGTCTGTCAAGTAATACTCATATGAGAATGAATACTGTTCTCTTACCAGGATTCCAGGTATACCAAAAAGACCAGGCTGTCCAGTACGACCCTGGAAATAGAAGATATCAGAGGGAGAATGTGATTATTCCCCCAGTCCCAACAACATCTTCCAGCAGAGGGTATAGTAATGTATCTACAAAGATGATCTATTACAGCAGTGTTtccaaactccagtcctccagtaccccacaTTTCTGTTGTAGCCCCGAACAAGCATACctcattcaacttgtcaactaatcattgAGCCCTCAATGATCAGGGGCTACAACTAAAATGATTACTATTAGGggtactcgaggactggagttgggaaacactgtattTGAGGAGACAGTTACCCTGGGTCCTTTAGGTCCCGATTTCCCATTATGGCCTGGAGTTCCCCTGTGGCCCTTAGGTGGAAACAAAGAGAGACATTCAAAATTAAGATTTTGAGTCTGTATTATGGCATGTGATACAAGAATATGGCATGACATAACTCATAACTGTCagtattatattgtattgtattgaaaCTCAGGTTATAAGACTTTGACATCTTTGGGAAGCTGGCCATTCAATATTGGCTCATTGAATGCAGCTGCATGTAGACTAGAACAAAGGAGAGGTCTAACAGAAGAGTTCTAGTTGTTCCCTCAGGACATGAAGTTCCCTCAGGAAAAATAAAGTAATTCTAAGTCTAAGTCTAGTTTGTTGTAATCACTCCACCAGACAGTGATAAACTCTGCTGACCTTTGACCCCTCCTTTCCAACCACTCCCTGGAGGCCGACCTCTCCGTCTTCACCCTGCATGGGAGAGAAAGGGATCAGAGCCCTCTCATCAAAGGTTCAAATGGGCCGTGCCATTTCATAAACACAAACTACAGGTATCCAACATAACATTTTACATGAATCATGTATCAGTATGTAACAGCAGAAGAGGTACAGTAGGAAGATGAGGAGTGTTATTAATGTATGTTACAGTAATAAAGGCTGTGAATAGCAGGTGTCATCCTGATGTTTACCGGAATGCCTTGGGGGCCAGCTTGACCTCTGACACCAGGAAGGCCTGAGAGGCCACTCTGACCCCTCTCACCCTGACGGCCTAGGATCCCTGATGCACCAACAGAACCCTGAGGAAAAAAATACTAATGGTATCAAAACACCATATAATATGAAGGTTTTCACAACCATTTTTATTTTAATGAGATCTTCATGAACATGGCCTTTGTGATAGTCATGATTCTTGTACCCCTGCATCCAAACCCATAATCAagtctctaccctgtctcctTTGGGTCCAGCATCTCCTTTGTCTCCATCTAGTCCTCTGAAGCCCTATAGGAAAAGTCAGATCTGCTCAGATAGGATTCATAGAATAGAGCCTCACTCCTCTCTAAAGATGTCACTCCTGTTTAATAAACAAGATAATAATTATATACATCTTACTGTGCCACCTGGAGCCCCCTTCAGACCTGGAATTCCAGCAGTCCCCTAAAAGACAGACAGATACTtcgtcagagagaggagaggaggtagagagacagtgacatGGATTTGTTTAACTCATAAAGTCACACAGATGCTttagattctctacactacagTGTATCCCAGGGTATCTAGCGAAATCGGATGTCAGGCCCATTGTTTGGTGAGATTAAATGGGGACCCTTTTACTATATACTATGTTAAGAGTAAATATAGGTATGCCCTCATCTCAATAAGGAAACCCCTGTAAAACAGATTGCCATATCCAAAATATGTTTTCCATTTCTGTTGTTTTAGAGCTTGAACTAAAACCAGGAGCTAAAACATGTGAGTGAAATACCAGCTGGCAGAGTTGTAAAATGAGTGAGAAGTCAACTCATACTTTTCTGTATAAAAGCCAGAGTCAGCTCTGAGATGCAAGACACATGGAGATTTGTGATTTTAAAGAACTTTATTGCTGCAGTGAGGCCATAAGTCAAACAACAAAGCTGGCGAATAAACCTTTTTTATTCTGATGACCCAGTTTTAAAACAGCTTTTAGAATCAGTTTTCACAATAGTCTATGTTGGCATGTTGATTATGCCATGCAGAATGCTGTTTATGTTTTATCCCAAAACGTGTTTGCAGCCACATGTCTATCCAAATAAAAATGTAGAGTAATGTGCAGCTCATCCACAAAGAACTCACCACGGGCCCTTCAAGGCCTGGTAAACCCTTCATGCCCATTGGCCCGACTTCACCCTTTAGAGAATCAGAAATAGACAAACATAATCAAATAGACTAAACCAACTCCTACCAGGTGCCATCAGCAAGTGTCTAGGGGATAGAGGCAGGGGTTGATTTATG is a window of Oncorhynchus kisutch isolate 150728-3 linkage group LG3, Okis_V2, whole genome shotgun sequence DNA encoding:
- the LOC116362015 gene encoding collagen alpha-1(IX) chain-like; this translates as MYGLPGQKGDIGEVGPMGMKGLPGLEGPVGTAGIPGLKGAPGGTGFRGLDGDKGDAGPKGDRGSVGASGILGRQGERGQSGLSGLPGVRGQAGPQGIPGEDGEVGLQGVVGKEGSKGHRGTPGHNGKSGPKGPRGRTGQPGLFGIPGILGFRGLIGTEGAEGKPGTQGELGSAGIPGTKGHRVWGEHQDEQVPQVLRVLQESLDKTSVLGHLVIG